The sequence CGGAATAATATGTTATTTTCTAGATGAATATGATCAAACGTATCTTGTTCCAGGTGGGCAAGGCGCTGATACACAAGACGATAAGTGCCGCAAGCATCAGCCGGAAGCACAAAACCGCTCGTAACTTCCCGTATTTCTTTAAGCAAACAGCCAGCAGACTCGTGCTCACCCTCAAGCTCAGAGATATGCGGCCTCAACGCTTCCGTTGTTTCCGAATTGGGCTCATTCATAAAACGGGTGATTAATGGGAATACAACTTCATCCTCGTCGGTAGTATGATCGAGCAGCTCCTGCTTCAAATCCGAAAACAGCTCCTGAACGCGAAGCAGCTCGGGATGGGAACCGCCATGAACGCGGGCCAGCTTGGTTACATACGGCACCAGGGCGGGCAACTCTTCTTTTAGAAAAGCATGGTGCTTCTTTTAAATATAGTCGATCAGTTCCAGTTCTGTCAGATCGGCCGGTCGACTCTGCTCACATTCCGCAAACTTGCTTTCCACAAGCTGCACCTGCTCCAACACCTCGTTTGGCTCCAACCCCCGCTTTAAAGCTGCCTGTTCCAGTGGGACTTGTCCGCCGCAGCAAAAATCAATGCGAAGCTTGCGAAATACATCCGCCGTCTGCGGTACAGCTGTCACGATATCGGCTACTTGAGACTGAAGTGTGAGTGAACTCATGTTGACTCCTCCATTCATATGGCTGTTTGTCTCGCTTCCTATCAAGTATATCGAAGCAAGCTCCATTGGCAGCCATCCCAAATCAAAACGATCTGTGACAAAGCGGCTAATGACTCCATTAGAAAAACCCATCTTCGGAGTCGGATGCATCATGAGCGAGCTGCCCTGTTAAATAAATAGACGGGGCAAAAGTTCCGTTGCACCGCAGTGCTTATCTTGTTTTTTAACAGCCTTTTTCCCCGCAACCGTTGCCTCTAACAGCCACTTTGCTTATAGAAGCACTTCCCCGTCACCAGGCGGCATCGCCTATTTTGCCCGCTGAGCAACAAGATTGGCGATATTGACAATCACTTGGACTGCTTTTTCCATATTGTCTACTGACACATATTCATAGCGGCCGTGGTAGTTTTCCCCTCCAGTAAAAATGTTCGGTGTAGGCAACCCTTTATAAGAAAGTTGAGAGCCATCGGTACCGCCACGAATCGGCCCTACTTTCGGCTCAATGCCAAGCTTCTCCATCGCCTCCAACGCAACCTCGACTATTTCCTTCTGTGGCTCTATTTTTTCACGCATATTGTAATATTGGTCACGAAGCTCGATGGATACTTTTCCCTTTCCATGCTTTTCTTGCATTTCCCAGGCAATGGCCTCCAATTTTGCTTTTCTATTTGCAAATTGCTGACGGTCAAAATCACGAATAATATAGTGGAGTTCAGCAAAATCAGCATTGCCTTCCATTGAAAGCAAGTGGTAAAAGCCTTCATAGCCTTCCGTGAATTCTGGCGCTTCGTTCGCTGGAAGCTGTGAATGGAATTCGATCGCCCGTTTGATCGCATTCACCATTTTATTTTTGGCTGTTCCTGGATGGGTGCTAACGCCATAAAAGCTGACTTTTGCTGCCGCCGCATTGAAACTCTCATATTGGAATTGACCTAAAGGTCCGCCATCAAGCGTATAAGCAAAGGCAGCCCCAAAAGCGTCAACATCAAAATGGGCCGGTCCACGTCCAATTTCCTCATCAGGCGTAAAGGCAACACGAATCTTCCCATGCTCTATTTCTGGGTGCTTGATCAAATAATCCATCGCTGTCATTATCTCGGCAATTCCGGCTTTGTCGTCGGCGCCAAGCAACGTGGTTCCGTCTGTGGTAATCAATGTATGGCCTTCGTACCCTGCTAATTCTGGAAATTGCTTAGGCGAGAGCACGTAGCCATGGCCAAGCTCAATATCGCCGCCGTTGTACTCGTGCACTTGCGGATTGACGTTTTTGCCTGTAAATTCCGTTGCCGTATCAAGATGAGCAAGAAAGCCAATAGTCGGGACTTCCTTATTTGTATTGCTTTCCAATGTCGCCATCACATAGCCATTATCATCCATCGTCACTTCTGTTAAGCCAAGCGCTTTCAACTCTTCTACAAGGATGCGGCCTAGTTCCAATTGTCCTTCTGTTGTCGGAACAGTATTGCTCGCCTCTGTTGATTGTGTGTCCACTTTGGCATAGCGAGTAAAGCGGTCAATGATTTCTTGTTTCATATTTTGCAATCCCTTCACCGATTTGGTTTATTTCCCTCCATTATAGCAAAAACCGCCAATAAGCAGAAGGAACCCATTGGTTTCTGTCTGACCTGCAGCAGCGTCAGCAATCACTCTTCCCTTGCCAATCAAGTTCATTTTTATGCCGAACGCACCAAGCATACATCTTGCCGTACGGCGACACTATCTCGTGGCAGTAACCCTCTACTAACGTAATTAGCGCCGGATAACAGAAGCTGAGGATAAATGGTTTAAAGCCGAGGAAAAATGAATTTAGTAAACATCAAAATCTCCATCATCTATGAAGGAAACAAACCGCTTTCATTTATTTCCATTGCCAAATCAGGAAAACAACTATATAATCTTTGTAAATAATTTACCTCAAAGGAGTGAAAATGATGAGTGTTTTCTTCGAAAAGGCACAACGGTTCGGAAAATCGTTTATGCTTCCCATCGCTGTTTTACCTGCCGCTGGTTTATTGTTAGGCATTGGCGGCGCTTTAAGCAACCCAAACACGCTTGTCGCCTATCCGTTTTTGGACCAGCCGTTTTTGCAAGGCTTGTTTACGATCATGAGCTCAGCAGGAAACATTGTCTTTGCTAATCTTCCGCTTTTATTTGCGATCGGCCTTGCTGTCGGTCTAGCGCGGGCCGATAAAGGCACCGTCGGCCTTGCCGCCGTTATCGGCTACTTTGTCATGAATGCGACGATTAATGCCATGCTAACGATTACCGGCACGCTCGCCGAGGACTCTCTTGCGGATGTCGGCCAAGGAATGAGCGTAGGCATTCAAACACTGGAAACAGGCGTTTTTGGCGGTGTGCTCGTCGGAATTATGGCGTATGTTCTCCATAAACGCTACTATAAAATTGAGCTTCCTCGCTTTCTTGGTTTCTTTGGCGGCTCCCGTTTTATTCCGATTATTACCTCTGTCGCTGCGATGGTTCTTGGTGTCCTATTGTTTTATATATGGCCATTTATTCAACAAGGCATTTTCTCGCTCGGTTCTTTAGTAGAAATGACCGGCTATATCGGAACATTTTTATACGGCTTTATTCTACGTTTGTTAGGGCCATTCGGCTTGCACCATATTTTTTACATGCCATTTTGGACAACAAGCCTTGGCGGCTCGATGATTGTCGATGGCACACTTGTCGAAGGCACACAGCGAATTTTCTTCGCACAGCTCGCTGATCCAAGCGTGACTCAATTCTACGAAGGAACGTCGCGCTTTATGTCCGGGCGTTTTATTACGATGATGTTCGGTTTGCTCGGTGCATGCTTAGCCATTTACCACACAGCAAAACCTAAAAACAAAAAGATCGTTGCTGGCCTTTTACTCTCAGCAGGGCTCACTTCCTTTTTGACAGGCATTACTGAGCCAATTGAGTTCTCATTCCTGTTCATTGCTCCTGCTCTTTATGTCGTCCATGCCTTTTTTGATGGTCTAGCCTTTATGCTCGCCCACATCTTTTCGATTACAATCGGGCAGACATTTTCTGGCGGCTTCATCGATTTTATTTTGTTCGGCGTGCTTCAAGGCAACGATAAAACCAATTGGGTGTTTGTCCCGCTTATTGGCATTGTCTGGTTTTTCCTTTACTATTTCACGTTCCGCTTTATGATTAGGAAATTCAATTACAAGACGCCAGGCCGAGAAGACGAGGAAATCACTGCACAAACTGTATCTGGCACAGAGAGGGCCACCGCCATCGTCGCTGCTCTCGGGGCTGCGGCAAACATTAAAGATGTTGATGCCTGCGCTACCCGCTTACGCGTTAGTGTCCATGATGGTGAGAAAGTCGATAAAGACCAATTCAAAGCAACAGGCGCCAAAGGTGTTATTATTAACGGCAATGGCGTACAAGTGATCTACGGACCGGAAGTGACGGTCATTCGCAATGAAGTTGATGAACTGTTAGGAGATAAATGACATGCATGCTGTGTTAAAAAAAATGAAAAACAAACTGGTCGTTTCCTGCCAAGCATTAGAAGAAGAACCGCTCCATTCTTCCTTTATTATGGGGCGCATGGCTCTCGCCGCTAAACAAGGCGGCGCTTCAGGAATTCGTGCCAATTCGAAAGAAGACATACTTGAAATCAAATCAACAGTCGACTTGCCTGTCATCGGAATTGTGAAGCGCCATTATCCAGGAAGCGACGTTTATATTACGGCGACGATGACGGAAGTGGACGAATTAATGGAAGCCAACGTGGACATGATTGCCATGGATGCGACCAAACAAAAACGCCCTAAGCAATCGCTGGCGGAAATGGTAGCAGCAATCCGCAACAAGTATCCGGACGTTGCCCTTATGGCGGACGTCTCTACACTGGAAGAAGCAATCGAAGCAGACCGCCTTGGCTTTGACTGCATCTCGACCACATTAGTCGGCTATACCGCTTATACGGCAGGCGCGTCGGCGTCAGACAATGATTTTGCTCTTTTAAAAGAGATGGCCCAATCCGTTAAAGCGCCAGTCATCGCAGAAGGAAAAATGAACACTCCTGCCCTTGCCAAAGGTGCTCTTAAAGCAGGCGCCCATAGCGTTGTCGTCGGTGGAGCGATTACCCGCCCTCAGCAAATTACAAAGACGTTTGTGGAAGCCTTGCAGTAAAATTCAGTTATAGACAAAACGCCTTTGGGAATGATCTCAAAGGCGTTTTGTTTATAGCAGCGGCTACTAGATCTTTTTTAATTGGCTGAGCGCGTGAAGTGTTTTTCGGCGCGCTTCTGCTCGTTCTTCATTTTGGGCGAGTACAAGGCTGATTAAATCAAGCACGTGGACGATGGAGAGCTGGGCGTTGAGAAAGCCACGGGCGTAAAAAGGTTTAGGGCTGAAACTTAATAGCAGCAAGTCTGCCATTTCGCTTAATGGCGTATGTTCATGGTTCGTCAACAAAATGACCGTTGCCCCATTTTCTTTTGCTAACGCTACCGCTTCCTGAATATCAACGGTATGGCCAGAATTTGAAATGGCGAGAACCACATCAGCCGCTGTCAAAAGCGAGGCGTTCATCACCATTGTATGGGAATCGATATGGCAGTCAACGCGCATCCCCATCCGCATTAGCCGAAACTTCATTTCCTGACCAGACAAGCCTGAACTACCGATTCCATAAATTTCAATCCGGTTCGCGTTCTCAAGCAATGTAGCCGCTTGGACAATGTCGTCCTGATTTATCAGTTCCCGACTTCCGCCAATAATCGCTTTGTAAATTGACTCCATTTCAGCGATTAGTTCTCCGCCCTCTTCTTCTGTTCGAATGCTGTCTCTCACCGACATTTTAAATTCAACAAAATTGGCGGCTCCGACTTTTCGGCAAAAACGGGTGATTGTCGCTACAGAAACACTGCATTTTGCCGCCAAGTCTTTAATATGGATATTGGCAAGTTCTTCTGGCGCGCTCATCACATAATCAGCAATACGTTTCTCCGCAGCGCTGAGCGCATGATAATTCACTTGGATTTGTTGCAGCATTGGCAACATGAGCGAAACCTCCCTGCCGTTCTTTCTCTATCATACACGATTTTTCGTCGTTTTACCCTTTATATCTCTAGTAAAGTAAACGTTAAAAATAGTGTACAGCCTTCCACGCTGAAGAAACCTAGCAAGAAAAGAAGTGTTCCAATCGGAGACTCATTTATACGAACCTACGTTCTTGCATCTTTGAATATGGTATACTAAAACAAGGCAATTGAATAAGGCTTTGGAGTGGTCGTTCGCCCCCTTGCATGTTTTTGCTAACGAAAGGGGGTGAGGCCTTGACAGTATTTGACACGCTGGTTGTCACGTTTGCGGCGGCAAACTTACTCGTTGCCATACTGTCGTATAAGAAAGACAAATAACCACTCCTAAGCCCGGGAAGCTAGAGTGGTTATTGGAATCACTTAGGCGAACGCCCCTTTAGGGCATTCAATTGCCATTGGCCTCGGTGTTCGCGCACCAGGCCTTTTTTATCCTATGTCTTTGTAGCCTTATTATACCGGCGATTTGGCCTAAACGCAAACGTAGCTTATCAAAAAGGCATTGTAGCGGCATTTGCCGTTTGAGACTGCTCCCTCCTAAGAAAGAGGTGTTGATAGGAAGACCATCCACTCAGCTTTTACGAAAAACTCCGATTTGCGACTTGGTTGATCCAGTTCAAATCTGCTTCTAAATGCAGCAACATGCCTGTAATTAATAAGTACTTGTTTTCGTCGCCTTCAAGCAAAAACGTTGTTTTTAATTTCGTTAACTCCATTACTTCTTTAATCACTAATGCTTTTTGTTGTTCCAACATGTCCTTTTCTTGGGCAAATTCGATTTTCCGCGCACAACTCCATTTAAAGAAAAAATCATCTTTTGTTGAATCGTACGTTACTGGTTCCAGCAACCATTTTTGTAGCTCTTTTTCACCGGCGGGCTCTAACGTGAATAATTTCCGTTCCTGCTCATCCGCTCCAGGAGAGGAAACGAGTTGATCCCGAATTAAGCGATCAAGGGTCGTATAAATTTGGCCAGGATTGATCTTTCCTTTAATCCCCAACAGCGAATCGAGTTCCAATTTCAATTCATATCCATGGCGATGTTGCTGGAACAATAAAGTTAAAATCCCATATTTAACTGACACACGATCACCCTTCTTTAAGAGATGAGTGTATATCCATTTTACTTGCACTGTGACTAGATATCCAGGCTGCGCACAGGCTTAGCCCAATTCCGGCAATGATAGCTAAGATCATATTGCCAACAGGCAATTGAAAAGACATAAAGCCTTCCATTAGTTCAGATTGACTGGTGACAAAAATCAATAGTACACCAATAGCCATCCCGATCACCACGCCTGATAAACCAATAAGGAGCCCTTCAGCAATGATCATCTTTCGAACTTGTTGCTTGGTGAAGCCAAGTGCACGCATCGTTCCAATCTCCGTTATCCGTTCCATTGTATTCATCACCAACGTATTCGCCGTGCCAATACTCGCTAATCCGATCATCATAAACAACATAACAGAAATCAGTTCATTCATGCCAGAAACGGCTGACGTTGTCGAGCGAATTTCATCTTCTACCGTTTCCACTTTTGAAAGCTGCCCGCCAAAATCAGACCATACCTGTTCTCGAATTGTATCATACGCTTTCCGATCAGCCGTAAGCAACAAATCAAAGCTATTGGTCCAGCCAAATTCGTGCTGAAGGTGGCTCTCGTCCATAAAAGCGACATAGCCAGAATAGTGGGATGTCTGCACGACCCCAACTACTTCAAAAGATTGCCGGCCGTTTGGCGTGTTCATTTGTATGTGTTCGCCTATCTGTCCTCCCCATTCTTTGAAGGCACGCTCCCCAAGCAACATAGAAGGGTTCAGCTTTAACTGCTTAAGAAGCCCTTTTTCATCGGGATCGGCAAATAAGACAGGGCCATCTTCACTGACGGCAAGGACCGAAAATTGCCTGCTTTCCTCGCCCGTCGTTTCCCACGTTATCGGCGTTGCTTCTGTAAACGGCTCTACCGCTTCAATCTCTTCATAAGAAAGCAATTTGGCGCGATCTTCCTCTGTCCATGGCGCTTCAGACGTCATTTTCAAATCTCCGCCATACGTGTTTCGAATGTCGTTCTCGAACCCTTCAGGAGCAGATTTTATGACAGCGCCAAGCAATAAAATAACCGAAATACCGATAGCAAGAATCGCCGCTGTATTGGCATTGCGATTTAGTTGCTGGCTTATATGGTTGGCAGCCATAACCCCTAGATAATGAAATAGCTGTCTCAATATCGGTTTAAAGATCTTGTTCAACCCTAGTAACAGCATAGGAAGCAAAAGAATAACACCAACTATTATCGCAGCATAAGCGACTGGATGGGCGAAAAATCCTAAGCAAAGAAGTGCGCCGCCAACTACTGCCCGTTGCCACAACCGTCTCGATGACTGTTTCGTTTCCGTTTCCATTTTTAACGTCAATAAAATCGACGTCTTGCCGGCGTGGTAAATCGGGAAAAGAGAAAAAGCAATTGGGAACAGCACACCAATGATGATCGCTGTCAATGCTGGCAGCTGCCAGTTTAGCGTATAGACCATATCAAATTCAAAAACACCTAGAAGAACCTCCATGAATACATCCCCGAGCCATATCCCAAGGGGTACGCCTATTGCCGTGCCCAACAACGACAAAAGCAGCATTTCCATAAGCACGAGCTTAGAAACAGCACGCTGTGTATACCCTAAGCTTTTCATAATCGCAAATTCTTTTCTTCTTTCAATGACGCTCGTATAAATCACATTAAATACAATAAACCCACTGATAAACATCGACAAGCCGGCGATTAAATAAAAGAATGTATAAAGCCCGCCAATATCATTGCTTTGAAGGTCATCTGCCACTACAGGCTCTATAAATACATCAGTATCACGAAATTGTTGCTGAAATGATTGAAACAAATCCTTGCCGTCGCCTTGCACTTGAAAACGCATATAGGAAATATCTTGGTCGTTTCCTGTCCACTGCCTTAATAAGTCAAGTGGCGCCATAATCCGAAAGCTAGACGACTCGGCGCTTTCCCAATTATTAGGGCTTGCCAGCAGTTGCGTATACTCAACGATCGCAGAGACTTGCGCCTCTCCCATATTGGCTAGGCGAATCGTGTCGCCAACCCCTACCCCTAAAAGATTTGCAACGTTTTTTGGTACGACCAATCCTTGATTGTCTAGTTCCCCATCTATGACAGGCAATTTCAGCAAAGGGCTATTTTGGTCACTGACTCCGGTAATTCTTACAGCCCGTTGATTTAAAGAGCGGTCGCCCTCAAGCTCAAAAAAAGCGTGCTTGTCGAGAGCTTCCAATGTATGGGTGACAATTGGGTCATTTTGGATGGGCGCAATCATTTCTTCAGAATACGTATGTTCATCGCTTAATACCCAGTAATCGGCATTGCCGACATACATTTGCTCGTAGTAGTCAAAGACGTCATTTGTTGTTTTATCAGCTACTAGCATAGCCGTTACAAAAGACGTTCCTAGTATAATAGCGAGCAACGTCAAGCAAAACCTTTTCTTGTTATGGGTGATATTACGCCAAGAAATTCGCCAGGTATTTAGCATAGTCACGATCCTCCCTCGAAATAACTTGGTCGATGACCCCGTCCCTAAAAAGAATGATGCGGTCTGCAAAACCAGCGGCAAAAATGTCGTGTGTCACCATCACGACCGTTTGCTTATCCTTGCGGTGGAACGTTGACAACAAGGCCAGTATTTCTTCTGCTTTTGCTCGATCTAAATTTCCAGTCGGTTCATCCGCTAACAAAACAGTCGGATTATGAACAAGCGCCCTTGCTATCGCCACTCGTTGCTGTTGGCCTCCACTAAGCAAGTTCACCCGTTTGCGGTTTAGTCCCTCT is a genomic window of Shouchella clausii containing:
- a CDS encoding N-acetylmannosamine-6-phosphate 2-epimerase; translated protein: MHAVLKKMKNKLVVSCQALEEEPLHSSFIMGRMALAAKQGGASGIRANSKEDILEIKSTVDLPVIGIVKRHYPGSDVYITATMTEVDELMEANVDMIAMDATKQKRPKQSLAEMVAAIRNKYPDVALMADVSTLEEAIEADRLGFDCISTTLVGYTAYTAGASASDNDFALLKEMAQSVKAPVIAEGKMNTPALAKGALKAGAHSVVVGGAITRPQQITKTFVEALQ
- a CDS encoding ABC transporter permease, which encodes MLNTWRISWRNITHNKKRFCLTLLAIILGTSFVTAMLVADKTTNDVFDYYEQMYVGNADYWVLSDEHTYSEEMIAPIQNDPIVTHTLEALDKHAFFELEGDRSLNQRAVRITGVSDQNSPLLKLPVIDGELDNQGLVVPKNVANLLGVGVGDTIRLANMGEAQVSAIVEYTQLLASPNNWESAESSSFRIMAPLDLLRQWTGNDQDISYMRFQVQGDGKDLFQSFQQQFRDTDVFIEPVVADDLQSNDIGGLYTFFYLIAGLSMFISGFIVFNVIYTSVIERRKEFAIMKSLGYTQRAVSKLVLMEMLLLSLLGTAIGVPLGIWLGDVFMEVLLGVFEFDMVYTLNWQLPALTAIIIGVLFPIAFSLFPIYHAGKTSILLTLKMETETKQSSRRLWQRAVVGGALLCLGFFAHPVAYAAIIVGVILLLPMLLLGLNKIFKPILRQLFHYLGVMAANHISQQLNRNANTAAILAIGISVILLLGAVIKSAPEGFENDIRNTYGGDLKMTSEAPWTEEDRAKLLSYEEIEAVEPFTEATPITWETTGEESRQFSVLAVSEDGPVLFADPDEKGLLKQLKLNPSMLLGERAFKEWGGQIGEHIQMNTPNGRQSFEVVGVVQTSHYSGYVAFMDESHLQHEFGWTNSFDLLLTADRKAYDTIREQVWSDFGGQLSKVETVEDEIRSTTSAVSGMNELISVMLFMMIGLASIGTANTLVMNTMERITEIGTMRALGFTKQQVRKMIIAEGLLIGLSGVVIGMAIGVLLIFVTSQSELMEGFMSFQLPVGNMILAIIAGIGLSLCAAWISSHSASKMDIHSSLKEG
- a CDS encoding PTS transporter subunit EIIC, producing MSVFFEKAQRFGKSFMLPIAVLPAAGLLLGIGGALSNPNTLVAYPFLDQPFLQGLFTIMSSAGNIVFANLPLLFAIGLAVGLARADKGTVGLAAVIGYFVMNATINAMLTITGTLAEDSLADVGQGMSVGIQTLETGVFGGVLVGIMAYVLHKRYYKIELPRFLGFFGGSRFIPIITSVAAMVLGVLLFYIWPFIQQGIFSLGSLVEMTGYIGTFLYGFILRLLGPFGLHHIFYMPFWTTSLGGSMIVDGTLVEGTQRIFFAQLADPSVTQFYEGTSRFMSGRFITMMFGLLGACLAIYHTAKPKNKKIVAGLLLSAGLTSFLTGITEPIEFSFLFIAPALYVVHAFFDGLAFMLAHIFSITIGQTFSGGFIDFILFGVLQGNDKTNWVFVPLIGIVWFFLYYFTFRFMIRKFNYKTPGREDEEITAQTVSGTERATAIVAALGAAANIKDVDACATRLRVSVHDGEKVDKDQFKATGAKGVIINGNGVQVIYGPEVTVIRNEVDELLGDK
- a CDS encoding MurR/RpiR family transcriptional regulator, which codes for MLPMLQQIQVNYHALSAAEKRIADYVMSAPEELANIHIKDLAAKCSVSVATITRFCRKVGAANFVEFKMSVRDSIRTEEEGGELIAEMESIYKAIIGGSRELINQDDIVQAATLLENANRIEIYGIGSSGLSGQEMKFRLMRMGMRVDCHIDSHTMVMNASLLTAADVVLAISNSGHTVDIQEAVALAKENGATVILLTNHEHTPLSEMADLLLLSFSPKPFYARGFLNAQLSIVHVLDLISLVLAQNEERAEARRKTLHALSQLKKI
- the pepT gene encoding peptidase T, translating into MKQEIIDRFTRYAKVDTQSTEASNTVPTTEGQLELGRILVEELKALGLTEVTMDDNGYVMATLESNTNKEVPTIGFLAHLDTATEFTGKNVNPQVHEYNGGDIELGHGYVLSPKQFPELAGYEGHTLITTDGTTLLGADDKAGIAEIMTAMDYLIKHPEIEHGKIRVAFTPDEEIGRGPAHFDVDAFGAAFAYTLDGGPLGQFQYESFNAAAAKVSFYGVSTHPGTAKNKMVNAIKRAIEFHSQLPANEAPEFTEGYEGFYHLLSMEGNADFAELHYIIRDFDRQQFANRKAKLEAIAWEMQEKHGKGKVSIELRDQYYNMREKIEPQKEIVEVALEAMEKLGIEPKVGPIRGGTDGSQLSYKGLPTPNIFTGGENYHGRYEYVSVDNMEKAVQVIVNIANLVAQRAK
- a CDS encoding PadR family transcriptional regulator, with the protein product MSVKYGILTLLFQQHRHGYELKLELDSLLGIKGKINPGQIYTTLDRLIRDQLVSSPGADEQERKLFTLEPAGEKELQKWLLEPVTYDSTKDDFFFKWSCARKIEFAQEKDMLEQQKALVIKEVMELTKLKTTFLLEGDENKYLLITGMLLHLEADLNWINQVANRSFS